cacacagaaacacacacacacacacacacacacacacacacacacacacacatatatatatatatatatatatatatatatatatatatatatatttatatatatacatatatatattcacatatatatatatatatatatatatatatatatatatatatatacatatatatatatattcatatatatatatatatatatatatatatatatatatatatatatatatataccaacacacacacacacacacacacacacacacacacacacacacacacacacacacacacacacacacacacacacacacacacacacacacatacacacacacacactcacacacacacatatatatatatatatatatatatacacacacacacacacacacatatatatatatatatatatatatatatatatatatatatatatatatatatatacaccaacacacacacacacacacacacacacacacacagacagacacacacacacacacacacacacacatatatatatatatatatatatatatatatatatatatatatatatatatatatgtgtgtgtgtgtgtgtgtgtgtgtgtgtgtgtgtgtgtgtgtgtgtgtgtgtgtgtgtgtgtatatatatatatatatgtatatatataaatatatgtatatatataaatatgtataaaaaatgtgtttgaattagaagaaaaagtgcttcttcctcctactcttttgcCACTACTATCCATTTCAATTTTGGGGGTTCTGAATTGGGGGAAAATGTTTCCTTCGTTTTCATAGATCAACTGCAATTAAGACTTACTGACGTCTAAATGTAAGCATaaacaagtctctctctctctctctctctctcgacttttgGGTTATTTTTTCTCGCAATAATATTTGGTTTCCCTTTCAGTGTTATTAATGGTGATTCACGGTTcgtgattactattgttaatcTTGATGACCTATGAAATCGCTTGCCCATGTGCTTGGACTTCATCATTCAACTACAAATGTATTTTTACTTGGGGAAAACACTCGACGAAAGTGCAGAAATTTCGTACTTTTGTTATgtcaacagagaaaaaaataatcatcttaTGGATAAGATTTTAGTATTTAGGCTACCAATAATTATCTGTTAAATTTACATATGTCCGAAAATGTTCCGTTTGTAAAGAAAGATTACGTCTGTGACATATTTGACAGAAATtgtagaaaatgagaaaagttaAAAAACAGCAAATTCTTTTAAACTAGTAATGGTTACGCATGGCTGCTGGTAAAATTTAACCATACTGTTTTCTTTCGCGAAAAATGTAATTAGCACAGCTATGATATTCAAGAGGTTTCACAAACTAGCTCTTATTAGGAGCCTTTCTTaaactaatattaataacgataatagcgataatggtggtgatgatgataatgtgatgatgatgatgaggtatgATTACGTTACCAACTTTGTATCATTTCCATTACAATTATGTttcaaaatattaaagaaaactgAATGATGAACATTAAAAAACATGTGTATGTAAAAGTTTCACAAAGCGAATGTTCAAACTGAAGTTCAACATTTAAGATTTTGTAAATGATTATCCCATTTTAgtaagatatttatataaactaaTTAAAATCTTATTATGAAAATATTACAACACCAGCAGCATATGTAGCGATGTCACTGACAACCACACCATGAGCTGATTCATATTGCAGACAATGACTCTCCTGGAAAATAATGCAAGATATAGCATGCCTCTCTTTGGGTCAGCTGCGTCAAGTTATATTGAATTTGATTTTGTAGTTGGCGTTCCCGATGCTGCGCTTTACACGGAAATCAACTCTTAACGGTTGGCACAAATGCGGCTGTAAACATGAcaagagagtgagaagtgagatgCGCATATTTGTCTCCTGTTCGGCTTCCTTCTTTAGCACTATATTGGTCCTCCCAAAAGTGAGTTGCAAAGTGTGTATAACCCGCCGCACTATTCCAGTTTTATCTTGGAGCTGAATGGCGTTCTCCTATATGTATCGCGGGCCAGAAGCAACCACTATGGATGGGATGTCCGCGATCTTTgttgtatttacatatctaccaGTTGTTTACcttacaagtaataataatgaaaataattactatACACCTGATAACGCAACTGGTAACATAGCCATAGCGTTTCAACAGATAGcctacatgtaaaaaaaaaaaaaaaaaaaaaaaaaaaatatatatatatatatatatatatatatataataaaaaaatattgatgaaataaaatcTATTTTCAAGGTCTTTGTTGCATCATGGATGAAgagtattatatattaaatatatcatacagAATGATACTGAAAAATAGctttaatggtaaaaaataaaaaataaaatgaataggaTTATATTCAATATATCAAAACGTACAAATAATAGTTACATAACAATACAGGTACAGCCAACCCACATTTAAAGGTACTGTGATATTCCTATATATTATCACATTATGAAGAAATACCTTTTAAAGACTTGTAAAGGCTTCTGTACTGACCCATACAATTTTAGGCCTCAGACATCTAATCAAAATTGATTTGCACGTATCAGCACGTGGGGAACAAAGGcatatcatagttttttttttctaatagcgGATCCGCCGcatttattttcaaaatgataataagaagaaaattcaaAATTTGTATTTTCTTCAAAATTCTCGCCGATATTATGACGTCCGCGGGAggcttagcaaaaaaaaaaaaaaaaaaaaaaaaaaaataataataataataaaaaaaaataataataataatttccaaaataaattctggttgaaagaatttgTTTTCAtccaactcctcgaagacttgtagtaagacagatttgtacttcctccaggtggggctggaactgatacattcctttacttttgatctttggaaggtaggaggtacacttgtcttattttggtgcagggattttttcccctcccgccgacatttcatcattatcaccagacttgctcgctattcaagaaaaagaagaacaattgTTGTGGCCTTACAGAAAAAAGACTGTGTATTCAACATTGCCTGTGGTTCTTTAAAGGCTAGGTGTTATCTTACAAAATCTGTGTGGCATCCTTTACCATTGGCTAAAGGATGCCACAAAGCAATGCAAAACAaaccttttatcccccccccccaaaaaaaagggggactGTTCTTTGTATTATTCAAAaatacttctttcttttcattgtctaaattgcattttgattgggtttatttgttttaactgTGGGCTGTGGTGAATATGTAGGCTTAGATCTTTTGTCATTGCTTAAAAACTCCACAGGCTTCCGACAACTCTAGCAGACCTCGTCCTTCCTGAAACCCAATGTAGCTTTTGCAAGGATTCGAGCACCATAGATATGTTTCTGGTTGCCTGCTAACTTTTTAAATAGACTAGTAAACTGTGTTTTAATATCTATATTGTCATGTTTTGGTAAACTGAAGACGAAGGGTTTTCTCAGCCATGACCTGGCAGCTCCAACTGGATTCAAGGTCAACAAAGCCATCtgcctataaaaaaaaatcctcaaccgTAGAAAACATTAACACTTTAAAAGGCTTCATCATGAAGTTAGAGGGCTTCTGGAGACACTCATACCATCTTCAGATTCCCAGGGTAAGATTGTATCAACCCTGTAAACACCAGAAAATGTTAAGATCACCACTGAATGAATGCTACAAACATGCCAGCTCAGATGTGCAAGAGATATCACAAAAAGGCCAAGAAACACTCTGTCACAAATGGTACGAGTGCTGATGGATGGGAAATGTTATAAGGGCCCTTTAGACCCTATAGCCTGGCACTGCTCTACCAAAATAAGAGTTAGATATTTGCATGACTAATATATATTTAGCGTTAGATATCAGTAGTATTGGCGTTGTGCAGTTACTAATTTTCCTCAGCAACAAAGCAAATGGATATATGAGTAATGGAAAAGTTAAGCTAgagaatacaaataaataaatgataaaatgaataataataaatgaataaagaggcaCATATACTCTTCAGTTTAGTGAAGGCAAAGatttcctttctcgctttctatCAATACTGATAAGCCCTTGCTGACTACGCGTAGTTTCCTGCAAGTAATATATAGCCACAAAAacagggacaggagagagagagtgaaagagagagtacaaGCTTGATGTCTTTAGAGTGACTTTTTTTAATGAAAGTTCTCAAAGAGTAATCCATACTACCCAATATAGGTGAATGCTGAAGTCAGCTGCTCCTTTCAGGCAATTGACCTTACAGGAAGAGACTGACAACATCAGTCATGTTCCTCTGATAAAAATCACAATACAATCATCTTTGCTTAGGAACTGGGGAAAAAAATCCAAACATTATTGCAAAACGATCTACAGTATGATCGTCCAATGTCTCAACTCTAAACACCTGTCAGATTTTGATTTATCTTCTGacgtcttttccttttgtttgtcattatttttctggaTGATAGTATATAAGTCGATGGTGAAGAAAGACATccacatttccttttcctttcttcttggaTCAGCATCAATACCCAAGATGGCTTTGAGAATGGTAAGAGAGATGAATATGAATGCCCACGCCAAGAACTATAATAAAGCGATTGAAGAACTATTTCACTGACTATGTATAACTAATCTATGACTGTTTTATTGTGATCGCTAATtttatgttcaaatatatattcctTATGAGTGGAAGTTAGCGTGTTCTTGTTGCGAATTTTGCTATACATATTATGATCCAAAAAACACTAACCCCAAAACCACGAAAAGACATGACACTTTGCTATTCCAGTCTCGTCACTTTGCAGCTCGTTGTGGCGCTGGTCCTAGGGATCCTGGTCGACACCGAGGCCAAACCGGCACCCAGTCCCCAGATTCTTTCTTCGGGTTCATGTTCCATTATCCCATCCATGTGCCATCAACCCGTGAGTCTTCCAATGATGTACCACCCGCCACCAGCGATACTTGCTCCCCATCCACCAGTGCTTCCTGTTCACCTTCCTATGGTCCTTCCTCATCCACCAGTGCTGCCTATGTTAGCTCCTCATCCACCAGTGCTGCCTATGTTAGCTCCTCATCCACCAGTGCTGCCTATGTTAGCTCCTCATCCACCAGTGCTGCCTATGTTAGCTCCTCATCCACCCGTGCTACCTGTTCACCCTCCTATGATCCTTCCTCATCCACCAGTGCTGCCTATGTTAGCTCCTCATCCACCAGTGCTGCCTATGTTAGCTCCTCATCCACCAGTGCTGCCTATGTTAGCTCCTCATCCACCAATGCTGCCTATGTTAGCTCCTCATCCACCAGTGCTGCCTGTTCACCCTCCTATGGTCCTTTCTCATCCACCAGTGCTGCCTATGTTAGCTCCCCATCCACCAATGCTGCCTATGTTAGCTCCTCATCCACCAATGCTGCCTATGTTAGCTCCTCATCCACCAGTGCTGCCTATGTTAGCTCCTCATCCACCAGTGCTGCCTGTTCATTCCCCAATGTACTCTCTTCACCGCCCTATGTTTCCACTTTATCCATCAATGCTCCCACCAACCATGCTTCAGTCACAGCCACCAGCCTATTCTCAGCCATCAGGGACTCCACCGGCATCCACCCCATCAGAATTTCCCTCCTCAGATAACGTCGTTTACCCCCCAACACCAGAGGGTACTCCCGGGGCCGATGCTGGGGCCGACTCCCAGTTCGTCTCAGCGCTTCCCCCCCAGGGTTCCTACGGCTCCCCCTCGACACCAGATGCCAACCCTTCGAAGGGTGACATGTCTTCCATGCTCAGTATGATGTCTTCCTTAAATGGCTTTGGTTACTCCTCAGCCAGTGACGCTTCCGCGTCAGCCAACTAATGGTGTTACACCTCTCAGTCCCTATCACGAAGACTTATTTCTACTCTAACTGAACCCAAGGTAAGTAATATGATTACAATATTTTTGTTcacatatgtacgcacatgtttatatctatatctatttatatctatctatctatctatatctatctatctatctatctatctatctatctatctatctatctatctatatatatatatatatatatatatatatatatatatatatatatatatatatatatatctgtgtgtgtgtgtgactacatatgcttgaaatatatatatatacatatatatatatatatatatatatatatatatatatatatatatatatatgtatgtatgtatgtatgtatgtatgtatatatatatctatatgtatatatatatatatatatatatatatatatatatatatatatatgcttggatttgtgtatgtgtatacctatatggATGGAAAACAGTCTGCCGTGCTGAGACAATGGTAAAAAAaagcagtttcggaatcctcgattcacgaagatggaatcgaagagaATTCCGAACTGGTGTCTCACTTCTTTTGATAAatctggtttgtgcattgtgttttttctaccatatatgtgtgtatatatatacagttatatatctatattcatctattaatatatatataaatatatatgtgtgtgtgtgtggttgtagtatatatatatatatatatatatatatatatatatatatatatatatatatatatatatatatatatatatatatagacagatacatatatatacatgtacataaatatatacatttacatatgattgatgtatatatatatatatatatatatatatatatatatatatatatatatatatatatatatatatgtgtgtgtgtgtgtgtgtgtgtgtgtgtgtgtgtgtgtgtgtgtgtgtgtgtgtgtgtgtctatatacatttcAACCACATAAActtcaaatataatatatatatatatatatatatatatatatatatatatatatatatatactgtatttacttTAACCAACTATATAATAATTGAGATATAAAATtttctgcatttatttatatatatatatatttttttttgtacagaATTCAGCTAACGATGATGATTTTGAACTGGATACCGTTGTCACAACATAGATGGTGAATTCAGAATATCTGCaaagtagaaaatgaaaaaaataattataataagctgtatgtataaataataaagtaTTTTATTAACCTGCATCACATATCTCAGAGACAATAAACACATGTAATCATTCATGTTtacgtagatatacacataggtTTAGTTTATAACTATAATGTATCCGTATGTTACAAAATTACTTTGCTATTTCCCAAGGAAGTAAATAGGAGTCTCTTAGTTTTTTTAATTTCAGTTTTAAATAGAAGGTATTTGAATCCCAAAGAATCTACTAAGATACGATTTGCAAATATATTCGAGATTTTCATAACTAAAGTATATTCGTCAATttgcactgatgataatgataataattataacagtaatcacaataatactgatatcagtgataataatgatgataataatgataatgatactgatataaattgtgatagtgataaaaatgataataatgatgacgataatgatgttgctgataatgatagtaatgacaacaataatgataatgatggaaagagTAGCGATAATATCAATAGCTTTAGTAATACATATAGTAAAAAAGATGCAACTACAAACCCAATTATCTGTCAAGGTTGAATATGCGAACGCATTTTCAGTGACAGATTCGACTAGAGAAATGACGTTATGACAAGACAGATCCACTGCAATGCGTCCTTTCCTTGTGATAAAAGAATAAGACGAGGTAATCCTTAATATCTATTGTGATAAGGTTGACTAGACGTTCAGAAGCTATGATTAAGGTCTGGCCAGTTCTTGCCTCTGAGTTGTCACTGTTTGCAAATTCTTTTTCCACAGTTGATTGGGTATTGGCGATTCTTTTCTTTCTGGGCGTGCTTGCGGATTGGTACATCAGCTTTTTTGAAGAACTTCTGGTATCTCAACCCATTGCTCAATAGTCTCAATAACCATGAGGATTTCGAGAAAGTGGGAGAGCAGATTGACGGAGACTGAAAAGAAGGATATATGTTGCCAATCTTAAACCAACTATATAACAACTGAGATATAAAATGTTCTACAGAATTCAAATTGCGATGATGATTTTGAACTGGATaccgttgtatatatataagtatatatacttcaaccatatatatttacttttatatataaatttatatatgtgtgtgtgtgtgcatatatgtatgtatatatatatatatatatatatatatatatatatatatatattgatatatatatatatattgatatatacttcaaccatatatatatatgtatatctacatatatactgtatatatatatgtgtgtgtgtacataactgtacacacacgtacacacacacacacacacacacacacgcgcgcgcgcgcgcgcgcgcttgttttAGATATccatattaatagataaatatacatatatgactgtatatatatatatatatatacatatatatatggtagaaaaaaaaaacacaatgcacaaaccagatTTATCAAAAGAAGTGACAACAGAATtctcttcgattccatcttcgttaATCGAGGATTCCGAATCtgctgtgggtttttctaccatagtatcaacacggcagTGTTTtccacctatatatgtatacacacacatacacgcatatatatatgtatatatatatatatatatatatatatatatatatatatatatatatatatatatatatacttcaagcatatgcagttacacacacacaaatatatatatatatatatatatatatatatatatatatatatatatatatacatatatatatatatatatatacatatatgtatgcatatatatatatatatatatatatatatatatatatgtatatatatatatatatatatatatatatatatatatatatatatatatatatatatgtgtgtgtgtgtgtgtgtgtgtgtgtgtgtgtgtgtgtgtgtgtatatatatatatatatatatatatatatatatatatatatatatatatatatatatatatatatatatatatgcagacatacacatgtaGGTACGTATGTGAACAAAAATATCGTAATCATATTACTTACCTTGGGTTCAGTTAGAATATAAATAATGCTGAGAGGTGTAATGCCATTAGTGGGTTGACGTGGAAGAGTCACTGGCTGAGGAGTAACCAAAGCCATTTAAGGAAGACAACATACTGAGCATGGCAGATATGTCACCCTTCGAAGGATCGGTATCTGGTGTCGAGGGGTAGCCGAAGGAACCCTGGGGAGGAAACGCTGAGGGGTAGCCGAAGGAACCCTGGGGGGGATACCGGTGGAGTCCCTGATGGCTGAGAATAGGCTGGTGGCTGTGACAGAAGCATGGTTGGTGGGAGCATTGATGGATAAAATGGAAGCATAGGGGGGTGAAGAGGCACTGCTGGTGGATGAAGAGAATACATGGGGAGATGAACAAGCAGCAATGGTGGATGAAGAGAGTACATGGAAGGACGAATAGGCAGCACTGGTGGCTGGAAAGCGTACAGAGGGGAAGGTACAGGCAGTATTGGTGGATTAGGTAGGACCATAGGGAGGTGAACAGGAAGCAATAGTGGACGGGGAGCAAGTATCGCTGGTGGTGGGTGGTACATCACTAGAAGAATCACGGGTTGACGGCACATGGATGGGATAATGGAACATTACAAACTCGGAGCCACTAGATGTACCACAGGGACATGATCTCCAAGCAAGCCAGGCAGGATAGGACTTGGGACACTATAAGAAAGAATCTGGGGACTGGGTGCCGGTTTGGCCTCGGTGTCGACCAGGATCCCTAGGACCAGCGCCACAACGAGCTGCAAAGTGACGAGACTAGAGTAACAAAGTGTCATGTCTTTTCGTGGTTTTGGGGTTAGTGTTTTCTGCATTTTGGATCATAATATGTATAGCAAAATCGCAACAAGAAGACGCTAACTTTCAtccataagaaatatatatttgaacataaaATTATCGACCACAAAAAAAGTCATAGATTAGTTATACATAGTCATGGAAATGGTTCTTGAATCGCTTTATTATAGTTCTTGGCGTGGGCATTCATATTCATCTTTCTTACCATTCTCAAAGCCATCTTGGGTATTGATTCTGAgccaagaagaagggaaaagaaaatgtggCTGCCTTTCCTCACCAtcgaaaaacaaagataaatt
This genomic stretch from Penaeus vannamei isolate JL-2024 chromosome 28, ASM4276789v1, whole genome shotgun sequence harbors:
- the LOC138867089 gene encoding uncharacterized protein, coding for MTLCYSSLVTLQLVVALVLGILVDTEAKPAPSPQILSSGSCSIIPSMCHQPVSLPMMYHPPPAILAPHPPVLPVHLPMVLPHPPVLPMLAPHPPVLPMLAPHPPVLPMLAPHPPVLPMLAPHPPVLPVHPPMILPHPPVLPMLAPHPPVLPMLAPHPPVLPMLAPHPPMLPMLAPHPPVLPVHPPMVLSHPPVLPMLAPHPPMLPMLAPHPPMLPMLAPHPPVLPMLAPHPPVLPVHSPMYSLHRPMFPLYPSMLPPTMLQSQPPAYSQPSGTPPASTPSEFPSSDNVVYPPTPEGTPGADAGADSQFVSALPPQGSYGSPSTPDANPSKGDMSSMLSMMSSLNGFGYSSASDASASAN